One window of Chitinivorax sp. PXF-14 genomic DNA carries:
- a CDS encoding DUF4160 domain-containing protein, producing the protein MPTVKLFGDCAIQVYPRDHAPPHFHVVFSDGSRCAVAIDDLAVIAGRVPARRLRPALEWAAANREALQTIWKEVNQ; encoded by the coding sequence ATGCCCACGGTCAAGCTATTTGGCGATTGCGCCATTCAGGTCTACCCACGCGACCACGCGCCGCCGCATTTTCACGTGGTGTTTTCGGATGGTTCTCGCTGCGCGGTGGCAATTGATGATCTGGCGGTGATTGCGGGACGGGTTCCAGCCCGGCGCCTGCGGCCGGCACTCGAATGGGCTGCGGCAAATCGCGAGGCCCTGCAAACCATATGGAAGGAAGTCAACCAATGA
- a CDS encoding toprim domain-containing protein: MMADRLDFDLIKRQAVGQWVDILTAAGLPREALTKRHKPCPMCGGTDRFSFKDREGRGTYVCNQCRPQGGDGFHLLAAWLDCDFIGAMRNVAGHLHIAPITPGMPIAATQRALAAPAVVPPDIERLKRAARRIAALWREAGPVTGACPVGRYLARRGLRLDAYPAALRHHRALPYYQPSDDGAAPVKLGEWPAMLAAIQQPGGKCIALHQTWLTPDGDKAAVPCVKKWTATSGTARGAAIRLFEPDTRLALTEGIETALAVRQANGWPVWAAVSAWGLEHVEIPPGVASVLIAADHDPAGTKAAQALAQRLTQEGRQVRLLLPTEAGKDWLDVLNDYRPFE; the protein is encoded by the coding sequence ATGATGGCTGACCGCCTCGATTTCGACCTGATCAAGCGCCAGGCTGTCGGCCAGTGGGTTGACATCCTGACTGCCGCCGGCCTGCCGCGCGAGGCGCTGACCAAGCGCCACAAGCCGTGCCCGATGTGCGGCGGGACCGACCGTTTCAGCTTCAAGGATAGAGAAGGCCGTGGCACCTACGTGTGCAACCAATGCCGCCCGCAAGGCGGCGATGGCTTTCACCTGCTCGCGGCCTGGCTCGATTGCGATTTCATCGGGGCCATGCGCAACGTGGCCGGGCATCTGCATATCGCGCCCATCACGCCAGGCATGCCGATTGCCGCCACGCAAAGGGCTCTTGCAGCCCCTGCCGTGGTTCCGCCGGACATCGAGCGCTTGAAGCGTGCCGCGCGGCGCATCGCGGCCTTATGGCGCGAGGCCGGGCCGGTGACGGGCGCCTGTCCCGTTGGCCGCTACCTGGCCCGCCGTGGCCTGCGGCTCGATGCCTACCCGGCCGCGCTGCGCCATCACCGCGCCTTGCCGTACTACCAGCCCAGCGACGATGGCGCCGCGCCAGTGAAGCTGGGCGAGTGGCCGGCGATGCTGGCGGCCATCCAGCAGCCCGGCGGCAAGTGCATCGCGCTGCACCAAACCTGGCTGACGCCAGACGGAGACAAGGCCGCTGTCCCTTGCGTGAAGAAGTGGACCGCGACTAGCGGCACCGCGCGTGGCGCTGCGATACGGCTGTTTGAGCCTGATACCCGCCTGGCCCTGACCGAAGGTATCGAGACTGCTTTGGCTGTACGCCAGGCCAACGGCTGGCCGGTGTGGGCGGCTGTGTCGGCGTGGGGATTGGAGCATGTCGAAATACCGCCCGGCGTGGCATCGGTACTGATCGCCGCTGACCACGACCCAGCCGGCACCAAGGCGGCCCAGGCGCTGGCCCAAAGGCTGACGCAAGAAGGCCGGCAGGTGCGGCTACTGTTACCGACCGAAGCCGGCAAAGACTGGCTCGACGTATTGAACGACTACCGCCCGTTTGAATGA
- a CDS encoding helix-turn-helix transcriptional regulator, protein MKPQHVKQATPQVEVTHIPSIDPLLRLPDVEAATGFKRSHIYALMARGDFPRTIRIGTNAVAWRLSDIAMWIAGRVEAA, encoded by the coding sequence ATGAAGCCACAGCACGTCAAGCAGGCCACCCCCCAGGTGGAAGTTACCCATATCCCCTCGATTGACCCCCTCCTGCGCTTGCCGGATGTTGAGGCCGCGACGGGGTTCAAACGCTCGCACATCTATGCCTTGATGGCCCGCGGCGATTTTCCGAGAACGATACGAATCGGCACTAACGCAGTCGCGTGGAGGCTGTCCGATATTGCTATGTGGATTGCCGGACGCGTGGAGGCCGCATGA